The window acagaaggaaaagaaagggaaggaggtgatgaagatgaatgaaccagagttggacatcttgaaggtatgtaatccactattaaactcAAATGTTTAATATTGTACGTCTTACTGAATTTGGATGTTCTTGAAGGTATGTAATCCACTATCAACTTTGCCATTAGCGTTGAAATCGATTCTTAGATATGCTGAGAAGGTAATGGAGAAAGATTCCAGCATCACTTTTTCACTACCCGCTGACCTTTTTGGCGTTTGTCGAAAGACTTCTGTGCTTCGAGAGGATATCGTTGATCTTTGTAACATGAACAAAGTGAAAACGTTTACATTGGTGGcctatatgatgtaagtcaatttcactcctttgcatctaaatttatgtatcttctttacgagtttatatattttgtaggtacttgtattcatctGTTAGTGGTTCGAAAGAAAATATGCAGTATGTCTTTGTAGATCCGTCCCTAATCTCTTCTGAAAACACACAAGAATCTCGAATTCGAAACTTGTGTAGTAGATTGATGGTGTCCAAACCCAACCAAGTAGTTCTTGCTCCTTTTAATCCCGAGTAAGTTTAGTTAGGGTATTGGttgcattgacaataaaatagtacttacatttttgtataattaggggtcattgggcactgcttgctataaatgcgtatgaggatacaatgttttaccttgactcgctaaggacgacatcaaaagtaactacaagatatgtaaccgacacgtaagtttaatcttttatatcatgtagtgctcttaattctaatgcatgtacaatattctaagatatgtgcaatcttatcttggcaaaacagagcaatagcgatatttcacttgcaaaagaacattaataatagcaggaaacaaactttatggcgaacagtaaaggcaagtataaatatttaaattcaattttattttgtagattactagcaattaagactagtccgttattctaatttattgtttttatagtgtccactacaagtcgggagcactacgtgtggatactatgtcatgaagtatataagataaattgtaaataggggaagcattgtcatctcggattcggtatgttatatatcaaactatttcttttgtacgTATATAATTTCTAAGtcgagttagatgaggtgcgggttgagttggtagagtttttgggttcgtacatatgatctAGGACTTATGGCGTCATCtctgaaaaaggaaattaactttattttttgtggctgattttttgaaatgttcatatggaggggaggggttgattgatatacttttgagactttgtagaggattagagtttaggtgaattgttgataggtgaactgttcatatgtagggggttgccattatgaaagtttatgtatttgggatgatatacttttgggctaggttagttaatcagatgatgtttagttcaattcttggaaatctgttgaaactgtttatatatatatattggttttgtaaatgatatatgaatatgatgcaaagttttggaaatgatattgaatggatgatgtttagttgccatttgatgtatatttgtcgtttatatgtagttgaatttttggaccaatgagagcataatacaggaagaataatataaaataaattacaattaagaaaatgaaaaattgcttgacggttttgaaatgtcattaacaatacatttcttgatggtttgcaaatgtcataaataacaaaattcttgacggttctaaaatgtcattaaaaagcacTCTTGGCGATTtccaaatgtcatgaaaaagagtactcttgacggttattaaatgtcatgaaaaatgaactcttgacggtttgtaaatgtcatgaaaaatgcactcttgacggttttaaaatgtcatgaaaaatgcactcttgacagttttaaaatgtcatgaaaaatgcactcttgacggttttaaaatgtcatgaatagtcgtattcttgacggtttttgggcttcatcatctcattcttgacggttctaaacggTCATAAAAACGTATCCTCTTGACGGTTctcaactgtcatgaaaaattgaatacttgacggttagaAAGTGTCAACGATACCaattcttgacactttttacaacCATCAAAAAAAtggcctttcttgacactggattcaacgacggttttgaaaccgtcaagaatactcattcttgacagtttaaaaccgtcaagagagtcaTTTTTTGTAGTAGTGACTATAAGTAATTTTTCTATACTGCTATGAACGTAAAATGATACCACTAACATTATCTATCAATTATTGCATTAGAAGAATATCATTGATAGTAAGTATAAGCAATATCATTAGAAGAATATTTTTTATAAGTGATATCTCCTTGGTAAACATATCAATTTTGAATTGATGAGGTTTAATTAAGCTATCAATTGATACTTTTGATAACTACTGCGAATAATATTCTTCTATTGTGATTACTAATAATATCTATGATTGATAACAGCATAAGAATATCATTGTCAAGTGAAAATCAATACGTATCAAAGTCTGTATAGGCAAAGTCGTTACAATCAAGCATAAATAtgtttagaaataaaatttattgcTAAGAGTAGGTTGCACTTACCTAGATTTGCCTCgacaaaaaaactttaaattttacCCTTACTTTTTAGCGTAGTTTGGTGGGAAGTAAGGGTGTCGAACCCAAGAAAATGGTGGCTATGTAAGTTTCTTGAGATTAAGCTTTAAAGAAATGATGTTAGTAGCAAAAGAAAAGCATTGAAGAGTGGGAAAATCAAGTAGAACCAAGACTTAAGAGTGATTAGGATGTAAAGTCAATTCactaaaaaaaaaggtaaaaattGAACTCTTATGAGAAAAATGAGGGAAGGGGCAAAGGGCACTAATCAATTCTTATCATTGAATGAAGAGGATTGTGAAATGATTTTTGCTCAATTAAAAGGAGTTCTTGATTTTGTAAGAACTTTGGTCAAGATTTCAAGAAAAGAGACAATCACCTCAAGCATTTAATTTATATTCTTGCAATAACAACTAAAACCTAATCTTGCTCTTTAAAGAAGATCAAAGTATCTTTCACACTTTTTTTCTGAAACAATTTGCAATCAATGaattaattggatttaattgtgTACAATAAAATTAATgcaatcaaattcaaaaattaCCAAGAACAAGAGAGATTCATCTTGCATTAATCAATTTCAAGATTCAATATGTTGCAATCAAGAATTAGATTGAGTTTTTGTGTAGACAAAGGGTAATCAAATTAATCTTACATTAATTTTTCATACCCAAAGTATCTTGCATGCAAAAATGGTGAATCGAGAACAATATCAAGAATTAAATTGACAAGAATACTTGTAATTGAAAGAATGAATCATTTTTTATACAAGGAAATTAACGATTCAATAAAAACAATAAGAAATTCAAAGATTTGATCATATCTAATTAATAGGGAAAAATAAGAGAAGAATTCTCCAAAAATTGAAAAGTCCTAACCCTACTTAGCTCTCGGTGATTAGCCCTCCATCaaaaaataattctaaaaattaattgagagaacaaaaaaaaaaaaaagctaaatgGAGGAGCaatttctggagtttgagaGAGTTTAGCAGAATTTTTGGGatttatttgagagaaaatggtGATTGGTGATGGAttttttgatgatttttttgataatcataaaaaaagattctaacttcCAACCTTAAGGTCATCCGAAATGACGAAAAAGTTGGTTATTTTTCGGATATTTGCTAAATACTTACGAAGTTGCCACTAAAATATTCTTGAAAAAGTAATTTGCAGCTGCTAAGGTTCGAACTCGAGTGGTGGGAGAGACCGCGCGACCAAGAGCTAACACGTGACATGAGAAGAGAGATGGACGGACGAATTAAAGCTCGCGCGGATGGATTCGAATAAATTCCATTTTATTTCACATCTAGTGGGATTTGAATCAATGACGTTTGGGCAAAGGGAAAGATCAAAACAACGACATTTTGAATTTGAGAAATCCGAAAAATAAATGTTTTGCTTGGATTCAAAGTTGTGACCTCTGGATTGTTCGCACATGTGGATGGCTGACACGTGTCACGACTTTTTGAATATTTGCCCCTAATTTACAAATTGCTCATTCTTCTTTGTTTGGACCCCGTTTTAGGTGATTTTTGTTGTGTTGGGTTCGTATCAAagtcttctttcatattttgcacaaaaatatcaaaataatgacGATATGTATACTATGGATTAAGAATAGGATACAAATAAATGGGTCAATAATTGTCCCAACAATCATTGATAGTATTTATAAGTAATATCCCTAATAGGCTACTATATATCAATGATGTCAAGGTAATGCTACTATAAACTGATATTTTGGTTGTTTGTTTTTAACATGAATGGACAAAGAAAAGAAACCGAATCGACATGCTATCGGTGATAGCTTTGAATCACTAATAACATGCTATCCATGTGATAGCTTCTATCGCTAATGgtataaataaaattgatataattgcaacttttgtttaaataaattttttattttaggttATGCAATCAACATTTATCATATAGAAATTTGAAGTTCAAGTCATCAGTGATAAATTCAAGAAAAACACACTGACATATACATCTGTCATGGATAAAAGTCATTACTGATAGCATGATATCAGTGATAAAAGTTGTCACTGATAGCATATGAGGAAAGAAACTCAAAGACAGaattgacatttttaaaaaatttatcatatgattggtaaaaaattgttaattttgCAAATGTTGTTCCCTTATACTACAtattatttctattttctatcTGGTGCGGCTTTTCTTAATTCTTTGGTGTgacaaaatcataaaaaatagtCTCATTCATAGAGACCATTTATAAAGGTTTTCAAATCATAAAGACTATATATATGATGTTTTATCAAACTATAAGTTAAATTTTCTCCGAACATTAAGGACTAAAATTGCAACTTAACTAAATTTTTAAAGAGAAGTTCTTGTgaataggaaaaaaaatgaaatatatttgcaaaatacAGCAAAAAAAACTTAAACGAACTACAAAGAATTTgatagattttattatattttgtaaatagtttcaattttttttttttgttatatttgaaaatgttcatttttttaaacataaattatattcatatataaataaattaataataacttATTATCAACTAAATCTTAATAGATAAGTAAGACGAGTTTatgatttatacatatatagtagggtttttcaataatataacaaaacgacaaaatatttatactgtatagaacaattttgaaaacgaaaaaaactcaTAGACCCACAATGaataataccaaaaatgccccattaacaacgtgcgtaatatatttggtatttgatcgtttagatttaggtagccaaatttaaacgattttttttcaagattttttgtacaagatcttttagattttattacacgattgtttagatttggctacataattgtttagatttatttttttcaagattcttttgatatacgatcatttaaatttggttacatgatcgtttatgttttgtacacgatcgtttaaaccctaaaccctaaatttggctacccaaatctacacgatttttttaaaaattctttagtacacaatcgtttggatttggctatttttggtacacaatcatttatagCAAAATATAAATGACATtcttttcaagatcttttatatttagcacacgatcttaaaaaccaaataacaatttgaaaaaaaaaaagagaagaaagataatagaaagaaatggggaagagggagagaagaaagacgatgaaaagaaagggcaaacctgaaatattttttaaaaaatggtcacctttatgaaatttttcattttgttacacgagccgtaaatattttgtcaatttgttatatttattaaaatttctctctctatagtatgaaacacattttttttttaactagaatttaattttttaatctaTCACCAAAACTCATATCTAAAcatatatttgaattttatgttttcattAAACTCCTTGTTTTCAAACTTATGTACCAAACAAGCCACAAGTCTACTAGAGagaaagtaaaaagaaaaaaaaaaaagagtttcgACACGTGCGTGGTTGTAATGGGCTAGCACGTGTATTTCAAGCCCATTTGCGAAAGAAAATAAACCGCcatgaaaataagaaaaagaaaaaacaaaacagaAAAGAAACGATGGAAATGATAAAGATCGGAACCCTAGAACGATCGGCAAAGAGATCAGACAACCGTTACCGCCACTGGTACTTTAGTGATCGTGTTACCTATTTTTTGTTCATAATTTAGGCACCTACTTTTATTCTTACCAATTATGGATTAGaattcttcttccttcttcccaTTTGCCCCCAATTTGTTTCACTTTCTTCTCCGGCCTCAATAGCTTCTAGTTTTTcgaatttcattttcttttcagaTAGGGAAAGTTTACAACTCTCAGTTCATCGTACAAATGTACAGTTCTTATGAAACGATAAATTTTTCATAGCTCTATTTTCGTTCTATTAGAGAAAGTTTGAAGAATTTTCATTTCTGTACAGCCGGTGATATATATCTTGAAGGATCGTAAGGGAGATGGAAGTCCTTTAGGAAGCATCTCCCGACTCTTGTTTAGTAGTTCTTTAGAAATGAGTGGTGGCCGGCAGCGGACCCTTGTGGTTGGGATTCAGCATGTTTTGGACTATCTGAAACGAATGCAGGCTGAGAATCCTGCTTTTTATTATGCAGTCCAGGGCGATGGTGATCATCACTCTGGGGCGAATATCTTTTGGGCTGATGCAACGTGTAGAATGAATTATACTTACTTTGGGGACACTGTTGTACTAGATACAACATTTAGAACAAATCAGTATAGGGTGCCTCTTGCTGCCTTTTCAGGGTTTAATCATCATGGTCAGCCAGTGTTGTTTGGATGTGCGTTGGTTCTTTATGAGTCTGAATCCTCATTCATTTGGCTCTTCCAAACTTGGCTTCAAGCAATGTCTGGCCGCCAACCAATTTCCATTACAACGGACCCAGATAGGCTTATCCAGGTTGCCGTTGCACAAGTTCTTCCAGGTACTCGCCATCGTTTTTGCAAATGGGCTATATTCAGAGAAACTCAGGAGAAGTTGTCTCATCTTTGCCAATCTCATCCTACCTTTGAAACCGAGTTTAGAAAATGTGTTAATGAGGCTGAGACAATTGAAGAATTTGAGTCCTGCTGGGAAGCCCTTCTGAATAGATATTACATTATGGACAATGAGTGGCTTCAGTTAATGTATGGTGCTAGACAACAGTGGGTACCTGTCTACATGAGGGACACTTTCTTTGGAGAAATGTCAATAAATGAGAGCTATAAAAGTTTGAATTTGTTTTTTGATGGATATGTTACTGCATCCACCTCTATGCAGATGTTGGTTAGACAGTATGAAAAGGCCATGGCAAGCTGGCatgaaaaagaattaaaagctGATTACGATACAATTAACTCTATGCCTGTCCTGAAGACACCATCTCCTATGGAGAAACAGGCTGCAGATCTATATTCAAGGAGGATATTCAGAAAGTTCCAGGAGGAATTGGTAGAAACTCTTGCCAATCCTGCAACCAAAATTGATGACACAGGAACAGTTGCTACTTATCGAGTAGCAAAATTTGGGGAAGACCATAAAGCCCATGCTGTTAGTTTTAATTCATTAGAGATGAAAGCCAATTGCAGTTGTCAGCTGTTTGAATATTTGGGAATAATTTGCAGGCATATATTAGCGGTTTTTAGGGCAAAAAATGTTCTTACACTTCCTTCTCAATATGTATTGAAACGGTGGACCAGAAATGCCAGAAATGGAGCTGTAATAGATGATCATGATTCAGAACTACCAAATGAAGCTGGAGATTCTTCTACTGTTAGGTACAATAATCTTCGTCAAGGAGCAATCAAGTATGTTGAAGAAGGAGCGAAGTCAATTCATATTTATAATGTGGCTATGGAGGCCCTAAAAGAGGCCTCTAGAAAGGTTGCTGCTGTGAAGAATCGGGGCCCTGGAGCTACTAACGGTGATATTATGGCCAATGGAGTTGTTGGGGTTTTGGTTGCAACAGAAGAAAATCAGACGGCAACCTATCAATCAGTGGTTAGTCTCATTAGTTTGCATTTTTAAATCCTCCGAATTATGTCCGTGTTTTATTCATGTTCCTCACCCCTCCTCCTGAGTGGAGTGATTTAGACCTTTTTACACCAATAAATGAGCATTGTGTTTGAGAGATGTCTAAATCATTAGGGCAACATACTATATTTCATGAGTCAATTGATGACAAACTGTTGTAGGGTTCAATGGTagggtttattttttaaacgGATGAACCTGGAGAGTTGGAAGATTCGTTagttaatgataataataagcTTAGATTTGGGTTGAATAGATATTACTGTGTCATGCTTGTCCTATATATGTACTTTGGTTGCATTGTATTCATTCCCTTTTCCCATCCTGCTGATGTATTCATCCACAAATCTTCAGATGGGTACAGATTAGTTCTTActatcaaaatcaaaatctgTATTCCCTCCTGTGTACTTCATTCTATATTTTGGTGAGGAACCAACTTTTCAATAATTGAACTTAATTATTTATGGACTTGACTTTTCTTCAATGCATCTGTTTGTGCTGTTGCTTAGTTCATCTTTCTTAAGTGGAATTAACCAGAAGACTGTGCTCTTACTGTCTCTTTTTATATCTACTTTTCTCTCCGAGATTGTGAGAGGGAAAAGCTAGATATAGAGTGTCTTCTGTTTAACTTTTCaagtttttaattttgaaaataaatcattttgGAAAAATTGAAACGTTTGGGAACCACTAAAAATAGCTTTTTAATAACTATCAAAGTTTATTAGAAGTTTTTATCAAAAGAGTTCAAATGAGAGTAACTTTATAAAAAGTAGTTTTTTCCCTAGTCAATCCAAATAGGCCAATAGCCTATCATTCTtttggtgaaaaaaaaaaagaataccaAGAAGATAATGGAGGTTGacatttttcttatttgttcTCTGTTCTCTGTGTCCTTTCCTTTCTCCAGGaacaaaaggagaaaaaaattcGTGAGCTTTCTGCAGAGTTGGAAAAAACAAATCAACGTTGTGAAGTATATAGAGCAAATCTCCTAGCTGTTCTAAGGGACATGGAAGAACAGAAGTTGAAGCTATCTGTGAAGGTCCAAAATGCAAGGCTTAGTTTGAAAGAGTGAATGATCAAGAAATACAGGAACAACCAATGTCTGACTTTAATGTTACCATTCTACTCTCAAGTTGATACCATCCTTCCACTGTGTTCATCTTTTTAATGGTTCTTCCATCTAACGAATAAAGATGGGGAGTGAGCAACCTGGCATTGAAGGAAACCTTCGAGTGTGCCACAACTGTCTTGTAAGTTTTCTCTGAACTAAATGAGTGTTTCCTTTTTCTGTGGAAAAATGCTATAACTATCCTGCAATTCCTACTGTGCAAGTTACAAAGAGAGGTAGTTGGATCTAGGATGAACCATCATGAACATCTGGCATTGATTGCTGCTGTCCACTTAGAGACTAGGATATGAAGATGAACGCTGTTCAAATCTTGATGACTCAAATAATTCTTGTTTGAGTGATTCTTGTAAAGTAAATAGAATGtgtatttttattaaatcttcttcaattttttaGTAATAGTGATACCAActaggttaaattacaaatttctaaaatttgaagTTTGTGTTTATTTGGACTctaatcttttaattttttttaaaatttatggatcaactaatttttaaatattttgaatttataaCGGAATTATTGGACAATAAAAAAGATTAAGAATTTAGAACAAACTTTCAAATGTTCATAGTCAAATATTACACAAATAATATTGAAGTTTAGGGATTTCCTATTTAACTTATTAATCGTCATCCATTATTCGATTAGGCCACATCTACaaatttttatactttttcaGTTCGTGATGGTGAAATCAAAGATTGTAAGTATGTTTTGTATTCAAATCTGGGCTGGTTGTGTTTGATGTTTTTGGTTAGCTTTATTGAAGATTTTAATGAGATTTATGAGCTATTTCATGAATGGTTTTTAGATTCTCAGATTCATTAAAAGAAATTTCAATTTGGTTCATGTATTAATATTTTTAGGCCTAAACTTCAATAAATTACTAAACAATCGAATCCCTGTATTTTGCAACATTTAATGATTTACTCTCCATAGTAAAAATATTATCACAATCTTATGAATATTTTTAGACAAATAGATCGATGAAGCAGAGATTGAAGATCAAATTTGTTAATAACTATAGAGATCAAGTCATTACGTCATTAACAACAAACTTGAATATTCATGTGTTATTTTTATGCAAGTTAAGCAAccaaagggtttttttttttttcttttcttttcttttcattttgaaTCAGTGGTTTTTAAAACCTTAGTAAAGTTTGTTATTATTGTAATGTGTCAATAATGAACATTTGATTTGATtcaaatataaactaaaattatttaaatgtGATAGTTCGAACTCCTCGTGACTTTTACCAAAGAGAACTAAGAGTGTTAAGATATGAATTGATGTTGAATGCTTCAAAATATTTGGTATTTGTTTGAGATAAAAGAGcaatattaaatgtttggaagaACTTAGAATGTGTTGttgtaattattttatgttGAGGATTAGTATGAAGTTCCGTGGATATTAGGAGATTGGTGTTTGATGAATTATTATGATTCCTTCGTGCCCACGGAGTAtttaatttacttaattttttaaaaagttgtgCATTATCGGCAAAATTTTTatctttctaattttttaattgaaatGATATATAGTataagtgtaacgacccaactccttatactgaatcgaagtcattactaaatatagaacaagtggtttaagtcataaaatttattaaaaacgcataaggtttaagaaattttatttatgaaaatttaaacaaggtagttatgcaaaaggtgtaatgcgttctaaagtcctactcgggccctatctacataaaaagatgataagtaatgaaaagtactcaaactcaaatacgaaagtctgaaataaggataagcggaagcagtagtccctatggccctccacggtcacttcgggtcgctcgccagcttgcccttgcccttgcctcgtcctctacctgaaaacataaaatgaagagagtgagtataaaatact is drawn from Cucumis melo cultivar AY chromosome 11, USDA_Cmelo_AY_1.0, whole genome shotgun sequence and contains these coding sequences:
- the LOC103490440 gene encoding protein FAR1-RELATED SEQUENCE 9 translates to MSGGRQRTLVVGIQHVLDYLKRMQAENPAFYYAVQGDGDHHSGANIFWADATCRMNYTYFGDTVVLDTTFRTNQYRVPLAAFSGFNHHGQPVLFGCALVLYESESSFIWLFQTWLQAMSGRQPISITTDPDRLIQVAVAQVLPGTRHRFCKWAIFRETQEKLSHLCQSHPTFETEFRKCVNEAETIEEFESCWEALLNRYYIMDNEWLQLMYGARQQWVPVYMRDTFFGEMSINESYKSLNLFFDGYVTASTSMQMLVRQYEKAMASWHEKELKADYDTINSMPVLKTPSPMEKQAADLYSRRIFRKFQEELVETLANPATKIDDTGTVATYRVAKFGEDHKAHAVSFNSLEMKANCSCQLFEYLGIICRHILAVFRAKNVLTLPSQYVLKRWTRNARNGAVIDDHDSELPNEAGDSSTVRYNNLRQGAIKYVEEGAKSIHIYNVAMEALKEASRKVAAVKNRGPGATNGDIMANGVVGVLVATEENQTATYQSVEQKEKKIRELSAELEKTNQRCEVYRANLLAVLRDMEEQKLKLSVKVQNARLSLKE